The Halomonas elongata DSM 2581 DNA segment CCAGATAGGCGTCGAAAGCCATCGCCAGGTTGCGCATCATCAAGCGACCGGCCGGGAGTACCGTCAGCGCGTCGTCGCGCAGCTCGATCAGTCCGTCGGCGGCAGGCTCCACCAGCCGCTCCAGGGCTTCGGCGAAGTAGTCGCCAAAGTCGATTCCATGACGCGCTTCCAGATTCGGGATATCGACGAGCCCCTGACACATCAGCCCATGAATCACGTCGCCACGCAGCCGGTCATCGTCATTCAGGCAATAGCCGCGCTTCACCGGCAACCGGCCGTCCTCCAGGCGTTGCCGGTACTGGGCAATGTCCTTGACGTTCTGGCTGTAGGTATCGCCGATCCTGCCGATGGCGGTAATGCCCAGCCCCACCAGGTCGCAATCGGCATGGGTCGAGTAGCCCTGGAAGTTGCGTTGCAGGGTGCCATTCTGACGTGCCTGGCAAAGCTCGTCCCCGGGCAGGGCGAAGTGGTCCATGCCGATATAGTCGTAGCCCGCACCGCAAAGCCGCTCGATGGTCAGCTCCAGCAGTTCCAGCTTGCGCTCCGGCGGAGGCATGTCAGCGGGACGAATCAGGCGCTGGGCCTTGAAGTGCTCCGGCAGATGCGCATAGCTGTAGGCGGCGATACGGTCCGGGCGCAGCGCGATGAGCTTGGCCAGGGTGGCATCGAAGCTGGACCGGGTCTGCCGCGGCAGGCCGTAGATCAAATCGACACTGAGCGAATCGAAACCCGCCTCACGGGCCGCCGCCATCAAGGCCGCCACCTGCTCCTCCCCCTGCACGCGATTGACCGCGCGCTGCACCTCGATATCGAAGTCCTGCACGCCGAGGCTGAGGCGGTTGAAGCCCAGGCCACGCAATGCGCTGACCTGCTCCGGCGTCACGGTGCGGGGATCCACTTCGATCGAGAATTCGCGCTCGCCTTCCGGGGCAAAATGAAAGGCATTGTCCAGCGCCGTCAGCAATGCCACCAACTGAGCATGACTCAAATAGGTCGGCGTACCGCCTCCCAGATGCAGTTGCGTCATGCGCCGCTCGTCGTCGAACAAGGCGCCCTGCACTTCGATCTCGCGGATCAGCCAGCCCAGATATTCGGCGGCACGCTGGGTATTGTGGGTAATGATCTTGTTGCAGGCGCAGTAATAGCAAAGGCTCTTGCAGAACGGAATGTGCACATAAGCCGACAATGGCTTGGGCGACGCTGCCCGGTTGCTGCGTGCGGCGGCAGCACGGTAGTCGTCCTCGGCGAAGACCTCGCTGAACTGCGGCGCGGTAGGATACGACGTATAGCGCGGCCCCGGCCGGTCATACTTTTCCACCAGACGACGATCGAACAGTAAATCGTGCGGCATGACAGACAACGCCTTGTGAGTGGGAGTGATGGACAACCAGGCACCCTATGACACAACTATCATCGCGCCTGGTCCTGCCCCTGGATAGCGGTCGGCGCGCGTCAAATTGACTCGCCTCGCCCTTCAATAGCGCCTGGCCCCCTACTGCATCAATACACGATCGACATCCTCATCGAGTTCGATACCCTTCACGCCGATCTCGGCCACCAGCGCCAGCAGGTAGTGGCGCAGGGCACGCCGCGAGGCCTGTTCGCGCAGGCAGTGACGCACTCGATCGACGACCCTTTCGAAGGCCGGCTCGCGGCCCTCGACACGCCGGTCGATGACCACCACGTGCCAACCATAGCGCGAGGCCAATGGCCGGTCGTGGAGGCCCACGGGCAAGTGCTGCAGGGCACGGTCGAGCTCGGGCACCGTCTGGCCGGGTTGCAGCCAGCCCAGCTCACCGCCCTGATCCTTCGAGGGGCAGGCGGAGTGGCGCTGGGCGAGTTCGGTAAAGCGCTCCGGATGTTCGGTCAACTGCTCGATGAGCCGCCTTCCCTGCCGATAGCCGGCGTCACGCGCTTCGGCATCGTCCGGCGCTGCCGCCAACAGCACATGGCGCACCTCGAGACGGGTCGGCTCACGGAACCGCTCGGGATGGGCCGCGTGAAAGCGTCGGCAATCCGCCTCGGTGGGCTCGGGTACCTCGAGTTCGCGATCCAGCAAGGCGGCGATGGCCGCTTCGCTGTCGTCCTGCGAATCCCCCGCCAGCCCCAGATGCTCGGCCCGCTGGCACAGCAGCTCGCGCACCACCAGCGCCCGGGCAGCCTTGAAGTGGGCGTCGCCAGCGCTGTCGGCCGGGTGATATTGCATCTCGCGGGCGATCTCGTCCTCCTCGATCAGCGTCTCGCCGACCCGGATGGAGGACGCCGTCGCGCCTCCGGGAAGCTGCTCGATAGCGATCTCTTGCATGGTCGTGTCTCCCGGAAATATCGGTCAGGCCCGGCGGCGAACGATCTGGTAGCGCCGGGCGATGTAGCCCAGCGGTGCGCTCCAGACGTGCACCAGGCGGGTGAAGGGGAAGACCAGGACGATGGTCAGGCCGACGAAGATATGCAGCTTGTAGATCCAGCCGATACCGACCAGATAGTCCGCGGCACCGCCCTGGAAGAAGACGATGGCCTGAGCCCAGTGGGCGAGCCGGAGCATCACGCCGCCATCCAGGTGGCCCAGCGCCGGGATGATGGTGAGCAGCCCGAGAGTCACCTGCACCACCAGCAGCAGGATGATGACGGTGTCCATGAGGCTCGACGAGGCCTTGACCCGGGCATTGGTCAGGCGTCGCCAGGCCAGCATGGCGCCGCCGACCAGGCACATCACCCCGGCGATACCGCCCACCAGAATGGCGATCACCTGCTTGGTGCCGGCACTCATGAAGGGTGCATAGACCCAGTGCGGCGTCAGCAGGCCGACCAGGTGGCCGAAGAAGATCACCAGGATGCCGATGTGAAAGAGGTTGCTGGCCAGGCGCATGCGACTCGACGACAGCATCTGGCTGGAGCCGGTCTTCCAGGTGTACTGGCCGTGATCGAAACGCAGCAGGCTGCCGATGAGGAAGACACTGCCGGCGAGATAGGGGTAGAGCCCGAACAGCAGGGTGTGGAAATAGCTCATGACGGATCTCCTTGTGGCCGTGCGGACGGGTCGAGAACCCGCACCGCCTCGCTGTGCGTCGCCCGCTTGCGTTCGGCGAGCCGCCGCCCCTCGGCGGACTGCAGGGCACAGTCCTGGTCGGATTCGGCGGAGAAACGCACTGCCTCCTCTTCCCAGACCGCATCCAGCGCCTCGGGGGTGTTATCGGGTGCTTCCTGCTTCACCGTTTCGCGATGCGCATCGACATCGCCCTCGGCACCGATCAGCCCCAGCAGCGCCAAAGGCACCAGGGCGTGGTCGGCCTCGCGCTCCTCCAGACGAGCGGTGAGCCGCGCCAGAATATGGCGGATCTCGCCCAGCCAGCGGCCGATATCGGCCTCCGGGCGGGTGGAAAGGTACTCCAGGAACAACGGCAGGTAGTCCGGCAGCTCGCGGGCATCGAGCTCGAAGCCCGCAGCGCGATACTCGCCCAGCAGGTCGACCATGGCCTGGCCCCGGTCACGGGATTCGCCGTGGACATGCTCGAACAACAACAGCGAGGTGTTGCGACCGCGGTCGAACAGCGCCACGTACTCGGCCTGCAGGTCGAGGAGATCGGCATCCCGCAATCGCCGGCACCAGTCCTTCAGGGAAGTTCGCAGCGCCGGTCGCCAGCGCCGTTCGGCATCGAGGATCGCGATCATCTCCGGTGCGGCGGCCTGAAGCTCCCCGGTGGGGTAATCGAGCAGCCTGGCCAGCACACGCAGGCTGCGCATGCCGCCCGCCGGATCAGGGTATGACATCGCCGCTTCAGCCATGACGACTCTCCTCGGTCTGCGCATGGGGATCAAAGACCTCCACCGGCTGGACCAGGGTGGTCGTCTGCCGGCGGCCGCCGAACAGGCCGGCATCACTGTCACCGCCCTGGCAGCCATCGCCGAAGCTGAAGCCACAGCCACCGCGTTCGCCGAAGGCCTCGGTGGCCAGCTCGCGGTGGCTGGTGGGAATCACGAAGCGATCCTCGTAGTTGGCAATGGCCAGGTAGCGGTACATCTCCTCCACCTGGGCTTCGCTCAACTCGACCTCGTCGAGCACCTCGTTTCTCGCCTCGCCTTCCACATGCTTGCCACGCATGTAGACGCGC contains these protein-coding regions:
- the hemN gene encoding oxygen-independent coproporphyrinogen III oxidase codes for the protein MPHDLLFDRRLVEKYDRPGPRYTSYPTAPQFSEVFAEDDYRAAAARSNRAASPKPLSAYVHIPFCKSLCYYCACNKIITHNTQRAAEYLGWLIREIEVQGALFDDERRMTQLHLGGGTPTYLSHAQLVALLTALDNAFHFAPEGEREFSIEVDPRTVTPEQVSALRGLGFNRLSLGVQDFDIEVQRAVNRVQGEEQVAALMAAAREAGFDSLSVDLIYGLPRQTRSSFDATLAKLIALRPDRIAAYSYAHLPEHFKAQRLIRPADMPPPERKLELLELTIERLCGAGYDYIGMDHFALPGDELCQARQNGTLQRNFQGYSTHADCDLVGLGITAIGRIGDTYSQNVKDIAQYRQRLEDGRLPVKRGYCLNDDDRLRGDVIHGLMCQGLVDIPNLEARHGIDFGDYFAEALERLVEPAADGLIELRDDALTVLPAGRLMMRNLAMAFDAYLESGQQRFSRTI
- a CDS encoding peptidylprolyl isomerase, whose protein sequence is MQEIAIEQLPGGATASSIRVGETLIEEDEIAREMQYHPADSAGDAHFKAARALVVRELLCQRAEHLGLAGDSQDDSEAAIAALLDRELEVPEPTEADCRRFHAAHPERFREPTRLEVRHVLLAAAPDDAEARDAGYRQGRRLIEQLTEHPERFTELAQRHSACPSKDQGGELGWLQPGQTVPELDRALQHLPVGLHDRPLASRYGWHVVVIDRRVEGREPAFERVVDRVRHCLREQASRRALRHYLLALVAEIGVKGIELDEDVDRVLMQ
- the narI gene encoding respiratory nitrate reductase subunit gamma; amino-acid sequence: MSYFHTLLFGLYPYLAGSVFLIGSLLRFDHGQYTWKTGSSQMLSSSRMRLASNLFHIGILVIFFGHLVGLLTPHWVYAPFMSAGTKQVIAILVGGIAGVMCLVGGAMLAWRRLTNARVKASSSLMDTVIILLLVVQVTLGLLTIIPALGHLDGGVMLRLAHWAQAIVFFQGGAADYLVGIGWIYKLHIFVGLTIVLVFPFTRLVHVWSAPLGYIARRYQIVRRRA
- the narJ gene encoding nitrate reductase molybdenum cofactor assembly chaperone, which gives rise to MAEAAMSYPDPAGGMRSLRVLARLLDYPTGELQAAAPEMIAILDAERRWRPALRTSLKDWCRRLRDADLLDLQAEYVALFDRGRNTSLLLFEHVHGESRDRGQAMVDLLGEYRAAGFELDARELPDYLPLFLEYLSTRPEADIGRWLGEIRHILARLTARLEEREADHALVPLALLGLIGAEGDVDAHRETVKQEAPDNTPEALDAVWEEEAVRFSAESDQDCALQSAEGRRLAERKRATHSEAVRVLDPSARPQGDPS